Proteins from one Sarcophilus harrisii chromosome 2, mSarHar1.11, whole genome shotgun sequence genomic window:
- the LPCAT4 gene encoding lysophospholipid acyltransferase LPCAT4: protein MSQGSPGDWAPLDPAPGPPPPPNPFVHELHLSRLQRVKFCLLGALLAPIRVLLAFLVLFLLWPFAWLQVAGLSEEQLQEPITGWRKTVCHSGVLGLSRLLFFLLGFLRIRVRGHRASCLEAPVLVAAPHSTFFDPIVLLPCDLPKVVSRAENLSVPVIGALLRFNQAILVSRHDPASRRKVVEEVRRRATSKGKWPQVLFFPEGTCSNKKALLKFKPGAFIAGVPVQPVLIRYPNSLDTTSWAWRGPGVLKVLWLTASQPCSLVDVEFLPVYQPSPEESNNPTLYANNVQRVMAQALGIPATECEFVGNLPVTVVGQLKVALEPQLWELGKVLRKAGLSPGCVDAGAEPGRSRMVSKEEFAKQLQLSDPHTVSGAFDYFQQDSSGSVDFRDVALALAALDGGRSLEELTRLAFELFAEEEPEGPGRLLYKEGFGTILHLLLGSPRPSTATLHAELCQSTSTQGLSLCQFQNFSLHDPLYGRLFSTYLRPPYTLRANPQTPEATSHGVPTSTSNGTVNTSKPKND from the exons ATGAGCCAGGGCAGCCCGGGGGACTGGGCTCCCCTTGACCCTGCCCCCGGGCCCCCACCACCACCTAATCCCTTCGTACACGAACTGCACCTCTCGCGTCTTCAGAGGGTCAAG TTCTGCCTGCTGGGGGCACTGCTGGCCCCCATCCGAGTGCTGCTGGCCTTCCTCGTCCTCTTTCTCCTCTGGCCCTTTGCCTGGCTCCAAGTGGCTGGTCTCTCCGAGGAGCAGCTCCAGGAGCCAATCACAGGATGGAGGAA GACAGTGTGTCACAGTGGGGTGCTAGGCCTGAGTCGGCTACTCTTTTTCCTTCTGGGCTTCCTCCGCATCCGTGTTCGAGGTCATCGAGCCTCTTGCCTAGAGGCACCTGTCCTGGTTGCTGCTCCCCATTCAACTTTCTTTGACCCCATTGTCCTGTTGCCCTGTGACCTACCCAAGGTTGTATCCCGAGCTGAAAACCTTTCTGTACCAGTCATTGGAG CACTTCTCCGTTTCAACCAAGCCATCCTGGTATCCCGGCATGACCCTGCTTCTCGAAGAAAGGTGGTGGAGGAGGTCCGAAGGCGGGCAACCTCAAAAGGCAAGTGGCCTCAG GTGCTGTTTTTTCCTGAGGGCACCTGTTCCAACAAGAAGGCCTTGCTCAAATTCAAACCAG GAGCTTTCATCGCAGGGGTGCCTGTGCAGCCTGTCCTCATCCGATACCCCAACAGCCTG GACACTACAAGCTGGGCATGGAGAGGCCCTGGAGT GCTCAAAGTCCTCTGGCTTACAGCCTCCCAGCCTTGCAGCCTTGTGGATGTGGAG TTCCTACCAGTGTATCAGCCCAGCCCTGAAGAGAGCAACAACCCCACTCTCTATGCCAACAACGTCCAGAGGGTCATGGCACA GGCCTTGGGAATTCCTGCCACAGAGTGTGAATTTGTGGGGAACCTGCCTGTGACTGTGGTTGGTCAGCTAAAGGTGGCATTGGAACCTCAGCTGTGGGAGCTGGGAAAAGTACTCCGGAAGGCTGG TTTGTCCCCTGGTTGTGTGGATGCCGGAGCAGAGCCAGGCCGGAGTCGCATGGTCAGCAAAGAAGAGTTTGCCAAACAGCTGCAGCTCTCTGACCCTCACACTGTGTCTGGCGCCTTCGACTATTTCCAGCAG GATTCCAGTGGTTCAGTGGATTTCCGTGATGTAGCTCTTGCACTGGCAGCCCTAGATGGGGGCAGAAGCCTTGAAGAATTGACTCGTCTAGCCTTTGAG CTCTTTGCTGAAGAGGAACCAGAGGGACCAGGCCGGTTGTTGTACAAAGAGGGTTTTGGCACCATCCTGCACCTGCTGCTGGGCTCACCCCGACCTTCAACTGCCACTCTGCATGCCGAGCTGTGCCAGTCCACATCTACCCAAGGCCTCTCCCTCT GCCAGTTCCAGAATTTCTCCCTGCACGATCCACTCTATGGAAGACTTTTCAGCACCTACCTACGCCCCCCATATACCCTTCGGGCCAATCCCCAAACCCCAGAAGCCACATCTCACGGTGTCCCAACTTCAACTTCCAATGGGACTGTGAACACCTCCAAGCCGAAAAACGACTGA